A window of the Armatimonadota bacterium genome harbors these coding sequences:
- a CDS encoding glycosyltransferase codes for MTATVLIPSYRRPDRLVACLDGVMAGRRLPEQIVVVLRDVDLDSQACLEDWLTQNRPQERGVTLTRAIADRPGQIVAMNSGLQVATGDVVCFIDDDCVPWQNWLERIMTYYDDPQVGGVGGRDVVHEKHEQGDVLFGRVDCVGKIAWSGRIVGNHHLDLLDGAVEVDHLKGANMSFRRTLLKPFDENMSGGSCCLNDTDASLHVRSQGYRLIYDPVIAVDHYPAQRFGDSTREKTAPGLVYSDSHNWVYCMLKYMGPVRRCVFLAYALLVGTGTRYGVAKWLAALPRSPRDATVQFWASTRGKIAGVRTYLRNRRLLSPTTEREA; via the coding sequence ATGACCGCCACTGTCCTGATTCCCAGCTATCGCCGCCCGGACCGCCTGGTTGCATGCCTGGATGGCGTGATGGCCGGAAGACGCCTGCCCGAGCAGATCGTCGTGGTGTTGCGGGACGTTGACCTGGACAGTCAGGCCTGCCTGGAAGACTGGCTCACACAGAACCGCCCACAGGAGCGCGGCGTGACCCTTACCCGGGCTATCGCCGACCGACCGGGGCAGATCGTGGCCATGAACTCCGGCCTGCAGGTCGCCACTGGGGATGTGGTCTGCTTCATTGACGACGACTGCGTGCCCTGGCAGAACTGGCTCGAGCGCATCATGACATACTACGATGACCCGCAGGTGGGCGGTGTGGGGGGCAGGGATGTGGTGCACGAGAAACACGAGCAGGGCGATGTACTTTTCGGCCGGGTGGATTGCGTGGGAAAGATCGCGTGGTCGGGGCGGATCGTGGGCAACCACCACCTGGATTTGCTGGACGGCGCCGTCGAAGTAGATCACCTCAAGGGCGCGAACATGAGCTTTCGCCGGACACTGCTCAAGCCCTTTGACGAAAACATGTCCGGCGGCTCGTGTTGTCTCAACGACACCGATGCGTCCTTGCATGTGCGCAGTCAGGGCTATCGGCTTATCTACGACCCGGTGATAGCGGTGGATCACTACCCGGCCCAGCGGTTCGGCGACTCGACCCGTGAGAAGACCGCGCCGGGCCTGGTATACTCCGACAGCCACAACTGGGTCTACTGTATGCTCAAGTACATGGGGCCTGTGCGGCGCTGCGTCTTCCTGGCGTACGCGCTGCTGGTGGGAACCGGGACCCGGTACGGGGTTGCCAAGTGGCTGGCCGCTTTGCCGCGGTCGCCGCGAGACGCTACTGTGCAATTCTGGGCCTCAACCCG
- the uvrA gene encoding excinuclease ABC subunit UvrA, with product MSQDRIAVYNAREHNLQGVHLQVPRNALVVFCGVSGSGKSSMAFDTIYAEGQRRYVESLSTHARQVLGVMSRPHVDHIDGLSPAIAIDQKSASPNPRSTVATITEIHDYLRVLYARLGQPYCYQCGEEIRAFTPQQIVDRVMALGEGTRCLILAPLNVTEKQREALRTARRAGFVRARVDGDVVDLAEGIDLQGDGHQIELVVDRIVVAADVRSRLAEAIETALGQGDDKVIVQPVGGEDLEFSTRFACRRCDITYPELTPSSFSFNSPHGMCPDCGGLGVVTDIDPQLFVADPTKSILDGALEIYGRIRSGHVEHIMRGLAKHYGFDLDTPWQDLPERAREVVLYGSGDEKIRFGYQTRSGREYEYEKVFEGLVPASERGRTGTRSKAKQEYFERYYASMPCPACGGSRLRRESRSVRIGGMTLPEVSALDVSACLDFFANLDLGPTGGLVASELLAEVRARLRFMVEVGVGYLTLDRAAPTLSGGEAQRIRLATQIGSGLAGVLYILDEPSIGLHARDQDRLLKTLLELRDLGNTVIVVEHDPATIEAADYVVEFGPGAGIRGGRVTFAGPVSEMKASQTSLTGGYLTGRLGVRNPLHRRKGTGQSLQVKHATAHNLKSVTVDFPLGRLVVVTGVSGSGKSTLVHDVLYLGLRKRLHGTMDKPGPHESLAGVEHVDKIVNIDQSPIGRTPRSNPATYSGLFAPIRELFAATPDARTRGYKPGRFSFNVKGGRCEACEGDGVVKIEMQFLSDVYVPCEECGGTRYNRETLQILYKGKSIADVLSLTAAEALEHFHNVPAIERILRTINDVGLDYITLGQPATTLSGGEAQRLKLARELSKAETGKTLYILDEPTTGLHFADIEKLMEVLNRLVDAGNTVLVIEHNLDVIRLADWVIDMGPEGGREGGEVVVTGTPEQIITNSRSHTARFLKAALEAHSH from the coding sequence GTGTCGCAGGACAGGATCGCAGTCTACAACGCGCGCGAACACAATCTTCAGGGCGTTCACCTGCAGGTGCCCCGTAATGCATTGGTGGTCTTCTGCGGTGTCAGCGGGTCGGGCAAGTCGTCCATGGCCTTTGACACCATCTACGCCGAGGGCCAGCGGAGGTACGTCGAATCCCTGTCCACTCACGCCCGGCAGGTGCTGGGGGTGATGTCCCGGCCCCACGTGGACCACATCGACGGCCTATCGCCCGCGATCGCCATCGACCAGAAATCCGCGAGCCCCAATCCGCGCTCCACGGTGGCCACGATCACCGAGATCCACGACTACCTGCGGGTTCTGTATGCGCGCCTGGGTCAACCGTACTGCTACCAGTGCGGCGAGGAGATCCGAGCCTTCACTCCACAGCAGATCGTGGACCGGGTCATGGCTCTTGGCGAGGGAACCCGCTGCCTGATTCTCGCTCCGCTGAACGTGACGGAAAAGCAGCGCGAAGCCCTGCGTACAGCCAGGCGCGCCGGGTTCGTGCGCGCACGAGTGGATGGTGACGTGGTCGATCTGGCCGAGGGCATCGACCTCCAGGGAGACGGGCACCAAATCGAGCTTGTTGTGGACCGCATCGTTGTGGCCGCGGACGTGCGTTCGCGCCTTGCCGAGGCCATCGAGACGGCTCTCGGCCAGGGCGATGACAAGGTGATCGTGCAGCCTGTGGGCGGCGAGGATCTTGAGTTCTCGACCCGGTTTGCCTGCCGTCGCTGTGACATCACTTACCCGGAGCTCACGCCCTCGTCCTTCTCCTTCAACAGCCCTCACGGCATGTGTCCGGACTGCGGCGGCCTCGGAGTCGTCACCGACATCGACCCTCAGTTGTTCGTGGCCGACCCCACCAAGTCGATTCTCGACGGTGCCCTGGAGATCTATGGGCGCATCCGTAGCGGGCACGTTGAGCACATTATGCGGGGCCTGGCGAAACACTACGGCTTCGACCTGGACACGCCCTGGCAGGACCTGCCCGAACGAGCCCGCGAGGTGGTCCTGTATGGGTCGGGCGACGAGAAGATTCGCTTCGGCTACCAGACCCGCAGCGGGCGTGAGTACGAATACGAGAAGGTTTTCGAAGGACTCGTCCCTGCCAGTGAACGGGGACGGACCGGTACGCGCTCAAAAGCCAAGCAGGAGTATTTCGAGCGCTACTACGCGAGTATGCCCTGCCCGGCCTGCGGTGGCTCGCGTCTCAGGCGCGAGAGCCGATCGGTGCGCATCGGCGGGATGACCCTGCCCGAAGTCTCGGCCCTGGACGTGTCCGCCTGTCTGGACTTCTTCGCGAACCTGGATCTTGGGCCTACTGGCGGTCTGGTGGCATCGGAGCTGCTGGCCGAGGTACGTGCGCGCCTGAGATTCATGGTTGAGGTGGGTGTAGGGTACCTCACGCTGGATCGCGCGGCGCCCACGCTCTCCGGTGGCGAGGCTCAGCGTATCCGGCTCGCGACCCAGATCGGCTCGGGCCTGGCCGGGGTGCTTTACATCCTGGACGAGCCCAGCATCGGCCTGCACGCCCGGGACCAGGACCGTCTGCTGAAGACCCTTCTCGAACTGCGCGACCTGGGCAACACGGTCATTGTAGTTGAGCACGATCCAGCAACGATTGAGGCCGCGGACTATGTGGTGGAATTTGGCCCCGGAGCAGGCATCCGAGGCGGCAGAGTGACCTTCGCGGGACCCGTGAGTGAAATGAAGGCCTCGCAGACCTCCCTCACCGGGGGTTATCTCACAGGCAGGCTGGGCGTCAGGAATCCATTGCACCGGCGCAAGGGCACCGGACAATCCCTGCAGGTGAAGCACGCCACCGCGCATAATCTAAAGAGCGTCACCGTGGATTTTCCTCTGGGGCGGCTGGTGGTGGTGACGGGCGTGTCCGGGTCAGGCAAGAGCACGCTGGTCCACGACGTGCTCTACCTTGGCTTGCGCAAGCGGCTGCACGGAACGATGGACAAGCCGGGGCCCCACGAGTCGCTGGCCGGCGTTGAGCATGTGGACAAAATCGTCAACATCGATCAGAGCCCTATCGGTCGGACGCCGCGATCGAATCCGGCTACGTATTCGGGGCTCTTCGCACCGATCCGCGAGCTGTTCGCGGCAACGCCGGATGCACGCACCCGGGGGTATAAGCCCGGGCGCTTCAGCTTCAACGTCAAGGGCGGGCGTTGCGAGGCCTGCGAAGGCGACGGCGTCGTGAAGATTGAGATGCAGTTCTTGTCAGATGTGTATGTGCCCTGCGAGGAGTGCGGGGGGACACGATATAACCGGGAGACCCTCCAGATCCTGTATAAAGGCAAGAGCATTGCGGACGTGCTCAGCCTCACGGCGGCCGAGGCGCTGGAGCATTTCCACAATGTGCCGGCGATCGAGCGGATCCTGCGCACGATCAATGATGTCGGACTGGATTACATCACCCTCGGGCAGCCGGCCACCACGCTGTCAGGTGGTGAGGCCCAGCGGCTGAAGCTGGCGCGAGAGCTGTCCAAGGCGGAGACCGGCAAGACCCTGTACATCTTGGACGAGCCCACCACGGGCCTGCACTTTGCGGACATCGAGAAGCTCATGGAAGTGCTGAACCGGCTTGTTGATGCTGGGAACACCGTGCTTGTGATCGAGCATAACCTGGACGTGATCCGCCTGGCCGATTGGGTTATTGACATGGGCCCCGAGGGAGGACGCGAGGGTGGGGAGGTCGTCGTCACCGGGACGCCCGAGCAGATTATCACCAACAGCCGTTCGCATACCGCGCGGTTTCTGAAAGCCGCCCTGGAAGCCCATTCACATTGA